The following DNA comes from bacterium.
CTGCGCGGCGAGCGGCAATGACTGCGGGGTGATCGTCGGCGCCTTCGCCGTGGGCTGCGGCGTCACCGGCATCCCCGAGCTGCCGCCGGTCGAGGCAACCAGCCTCAGCGCGATCAAGAGCCTGTACTAGCCGCAAAGCCTGACCTGGCGCGGAATCCCCGGGGCTTGCCAGGCGCCGGGGATTTCGCTTTCATGGAGCGGTTTCGGCGGGGTCGTCGGGCCGGCGCGGAGAGTCGACGTCCTCCCGCTGCCGCCCGAGTCGCCCGCGATCCGCTGGCAAGGAGGCGCCATGGCGCACGGCATCTTCCGGCTTCCCACCCCCATCAACGAACCGATCCTCGAGTACCGCCCGGGCAGTCCCGAGCGCAAGGCGCTGCAGGCCAAGCTGAAGGAGCTCGCCGGCAAGGAGCTCGAGATCCCGCTCGTCATCGGCGGCAAGGCCGTGAAGACGGGAAAGCTCGCCGACTGCGCAATGCCCCATGACCATGGGCACGTGCTGGCGCGCTGCCACCTGGCCGGCAAGGCCGAGGTGGCGCAGGCCATCGACGCGGCGCTCAAGGCGCGCGCCCAGTGGGCGCGCCTGCCCTGGCAGGAGCGCGCGGCCATCTTCAAGCGCGCCGCGGACCTGCTGGCGACGAGCTGGCGCTCCACCCTGAACGCCGCCACCATGCTCGGCCAGAGCAAGAACGCCTTCCAGGCCGAGATCGACGCCGCCTGCGAGCTGATCGACTTCTTCAACTTCAACGTGAAGTACATGGAGGCCATCTACGCCGAGCAGCCGCCGGTCAGCCCCAAGGGCACCTGGAACCAGCTCGAGCAGCGGCCGCTGGAGGGCTTCGTCTTCGCGGTGACGCCCTTCAACTTCACGAGCATCGCGGGCAACCTGCCCAGCGCGCCGGCGCTGATGGGCAACGTGGTGGTCTGGAAGCCCGCCTCGAGCAGCCTCTACAGCGGTTGGTTCCTGATGCAGCTCTTCCAGGCGGCGGGCGTGCCGGACGGCGTCATCAACTTCGTGCCCGGGCCGGGCAGCGCCGTCGGCCCGATCGTCATGGCCCACCCCGCCCTCGCCGGCATCCACTTCACGGGCTCGACGCGCGTCTTCCACGACATGTGGAAGACCGTCGGCGCGAACATCGCCAGCTACAAGAGCTACCCGCGCATCGTGGGCGAGACGGGCGGCAAGGACTTCGTCGTCGCGCATCCGAGCGCGGACGCGGACGAGGTGGCCGTGGGCCTCGCGCGCGGCGCCTTCGAGTACCAGGGCCAAAAATGTTCGGCGGCGAGCCGGGCCTACATCCCGAAGAGCCTGTGGCCCAAGGTGCAGAAGAAGCTGCTGGCCATCCTGGCCGACATGAAGATGGGCGACCCGGCCGACTTCACCAACTTCGTGAACGCGGTGATCGACGCCGGCGCCTACCGGGACATCGCGGGCTACATCGATTACGCGAAGAAGAGCAAGCGCGCTGAAGTCATCGCGGGCGGCAAGTGCGACGACCGCAAGGGCTGGTTCATCGAGCCCACCGTGGTGGTCACCGACGACCCCCACTTCAAGCTGATGGAGGAGGAGATCTTCGGCCCTGTGCTGACGATCTACGTCTACGAGAACCGCGACTGGCTCAAGACGCTCGCCCTGGTCGACACGACCAGCCCCTACGCGCTCACCGGCGCCGTCTTCGCGCGGGATCGCGCGGCGGTGATCGAGGCGCGCGAGGCATTGGTCAACGCGGCCGGCAACTTCTACATCAACGACAAGCCGACGGGCGCGGTGGTCGGCCAGCAGCCCTTCGGCGGCGCGCGGGCCAGTGGCACCAACGATAAGGCCGGCAGCGCGCTCAACCTGCTGCGCTGGGTGAGCCCGCGGACGGTGAAGGAGAACTTCATCCCGCCGACGGACTACCGCTACCCCTTCCTCGAGCCGGACAAGTAGGCGCGCCGCGCCCGAGCTACTCGCCATCCGCCCCCGGGGGCCGCTTGCCGCGGCCCCGTTTCCTCTGTAGACTTCGGACGCGGCGGAGGTGCGGTCGATGCGCAGTACTGCTTGGCGATCCCGGCGAGCATTTGCATCCTGTGTGATGGCTTTGGTGCTCTGTACCGCGGCTCCTCGCTCTGAGCCTGTCCGTGTGAGCTACACACCCGAGCTTTCGGATTCGGAGGTCCATTCCCCCCTCCTGCGGATTCGGTCCGGACTCGCCAGTACAAGCAACACTGAGCGATTCGACGCTTTCGAGCTGCTTCGCGATCTCTCCAAGGCCGCAGCGCGCTACGATCCCTACACCGCCCACCCCCTTACGGAGACGCAGCTCTGGTTGGGGAGAGCGCTGCCACAACCCGACGGGTTTGCAGGGTGGGCTACTGGCGTTCGACAGTTGCTGCGCGAGGAGATCGGCTCCGATCTCGTGGTGATCCTTGACGATCCCGCACATCGCTGGACTACCCTTCGCATCGCTGGCGCCATCCGCTGGGAGAGTCCCACCTTCTACGAGCTTGCGCTGGCGGGCCTTGACAGCACCGATGCCGTTCAACGCGCGGCAGCAGCCAGCTATCTCGGCCTCGTCGGGCCTCGGGGGATCGAGCTGACGCTGAATGCCCTCTCGGAGGCAGATAGTACCCAGCGACGGAACCGATTCGCCGTCTTCGCTGCCGCAGCGACCTTCGAGGACTTGCCTCCGATACTGTCAGCGACGTTGTCCGATACTTTGGCCAGGGCGTTGGTCGATTGCGACCCCCGCATCCGCGACACCGCATCGTATGCGCTCTGCTGGCCGGGGCTGGCTGCCGATCGACTTCTCCCGGCCATCCTCGCAGGTACTACATCCAGCGATGCCGTACTCGCTCGTCATTGCTCGGAGGCACTGCTCTGCCCTCAGTACCACCGCGCTGGGCACCGGGAGACTATCCTTGACCTCCTCGATGGCGAGAGCGCCGAGTCCAGTCGGTTCGCTCTGCTCTGGCTCGTACAAGAGCCGGACTCTGATGAACGGTTGGTCGCTGCCTTGGACAATCGCCACGCGGGTACGCGCTCGGCAGCGCTCCGAGTCCTTTGTGAGCGGAGACCCGATGATCCGAGACTGCCGAAGCTAATCCGAAAGCAGCTCGCAGACCTTTCGACTCAAGATGCTGCTGCCAAGGTCTGCCTACTGCTCGATCGTCGTGCTGTTGGGCTTGCCGACGCGCTGGAGCTTTCGGCTGCCCGGGCTACGAACATGCCTTCGCGACTGGTAGCGCTGCATGCGCTCGCAGCAGTCGCAGTGGACTCGAGTCACGTCGCAGAGGTGCTCCTGGCCCACTATGAAGCCGCTACGGACAGTGCCTACGGATCCGCGGAACGCCAGTCGATCCTGCAGGCACTGCCGCGGCTGGGGGTAGCGGCAGCGAACTTCCTTCCTGAGCTCGAGGCTATCCTTGCGGATCCGGAGAATGGCGCCTATCGCGATGCACTCGATGTCATTGCCGCGATCGGACCTGCCGCCTGTCGAGCCGCCCCACTGGTCGTCCAGTTCTTGGCCACCGATCGACCCTACTGGATCCAGGCGGAGGCGGCTGCCGCACTCGTGGCCCTGGCGTGCTACCCTTGTAGTGCCCGAGGGGAAATCGAGCGATTGCTCATGATCGGGCATCTGGAGCCGGAGCTTCGTGGACGCCTGGTGAATCTCGTGGATGGGATTGGGTGTGACTAGGTCACCGACCGTACTCGCGATCTTCGTCGCCTTCTCCCTCGCAGGCCTCGCCTGCGACGAGGACCCCGCCGGCCCAGCGGACGGCCCACCGCCCGGCCTCGTCGGGACTGTGCTCGACGCGACCGGCGCGCCCGTGGGCAATGCGCCGGTGGGGCTGATCTACGGCATCGACAACGGACAGGCGGGCTGGCCGCCGGCTGAGATCGGCGGCGCGGCGCCCGCGCCCCGCGAAACGGTGACCCTGCGCGTCACGCTCGCCGAGCCGGGCGAGGTGCGCTTCCTCGTCTGGGACTTCCTCTACCGCACGCAGCGCGTGCTGCTCGACGGCGCGCAGCTCGCAGCGGGCGACCACCAGGTCGAGTTCGACTGGACCGACGACGCGGGCCTGCCGCTGCCCAACGGCCTCTACGGCACGCTGCTGCTGCTCGACGGCCCGGGTTTCTCGATCGACATCCAGCAGACGAGCGGCCTGCTGCGCAACACGCTGAGCCTGGACTTCGGCACGGAGATCGGCGCGCTCGTCACCACCGATGCGGGGGGCGGCTTCCGCATTCCCTACGCGGAGTTGCCCATCGGCGAGTGGGCCTACTGCTGGGACGGCCAGGACGGCGTCTGCACGATTCCGGACTCGCTGTGGGTGCAGTCGGCGAGCGGCGGGCTCGCTGCGCGGCGCTTGCTGCGCCTCGA
Coding sequences within:
- the pruA gene encoding L-glutamate gamma-semialdehyde dehydrogenase, with the protein product MAHGIFRLPTPINEPILEYRPGSPERKALQAKLKELAGKELEIPLVIGGKAVKTGKLADCAMPHDHGHVLARCHLAGKAEVAQAIDAALKARAQWARLPWQERAAIFKRAADLLATSWRSTLNAATMLGQSKNAFQAEIDAACELIDFFNFNVKYMEAIYAEQPPVSPKGTWNQLEQRPLEGFVFAVTPFNFTSIAGNLPSAPALMGNVVVWKPASSSLYSGWFLMQLFQAAGVPDGVINFVPGPGSAVGPIVMAHPALAGIHFTGSTRVFHDMWKTVGANIASYKSYPRIVGETGGKDFVVAHPSADADEVAVGLARGAFEYQGQKCSAASRAYIPKSLWPKVQKKLLAILADMKMGDPADFTNFVNAVIDAGAYRDIAGYIDYAKKSKRAEVIAGGKCDDRKGWFIEPTVVVTDDPHFKLMEEEIFGPVLTIYVYENRDWLKTLALVDTTSPYALTGAVFARDRAAVIEAREALVNAAGNFYINDKPTGAVVGQQPFGGARASGTNDKAGSALNLLRWVSPRTVKENFIPPTDYRYPFLEPDK